The following coding sequences are from one Fibrobacter sp. UBA4297 window:
- the smc gene encoding chromosome segregation protein SMC: MQITKLKIFGFKSFAQRTEINFPTKGLTAVVGPNGCGKSNITDAIRWVLGEQKAAALRMGKMQDVIFSGTEERAAMSLAEVSIVIDNSDGTLASDYSEVIVTRRVHRDGSGEYLINNQECRLRDVHALLFDSGLGSSTYSQMNADMIKAVLSDKADDRRVLFEEAAGVSKYKQQRKETRRQLERVQMDMERVEDNLRSVRRSVRLYETQAEKVNAYKKLNTRLRELDLSVSLDKFEDYKEGLATLDTTTKRMNHEVESSKTKATELQAKIEEKKLAISEDENAYRDLEREVQAATIALNDLNNNIVRLRDSMSSLQSSNDKAQSEIERSEQKSQELSEEKARLEEEIAVLGSENDMDELNALLERERETLQVMRDKVDDLRTQSRELSNERLQATNRVNSLRGRFERMDAEVNMLQSNIAKWQTEIEGLDKQKSDAEANIAEIQAGIEDTNREIENLEEQRATREERLESERAELTEAQQKLQGLKNEEARLQSRIDVLQSVMNEASDANRYLKENKSNLIGGLVSERIEATPEYASSVEAALGEILDSVVVNGDSAVNEIVDALKSENVGKVLMSLVSSAAPAYDKPVNNPGVVGSLKDFVKTDDEVSPWLSGILSRYFVVDSLQTALNLAKEYRGENLNFVTADTIVRTSGLVSFGVSTSGALSRKNEIADAEALLEKVQGDISAGEENVDRLRELTEEDAQMLSSLVDEIREKRDSLRGGDASIRIHRNTVENCTRRLNQLNGEVTNAQNRIEAAAQSKNSDAELAEAETEVEKVEERYQTISDQLGENETMLREKEEDVRELERSAQDKTSRLKQNQNRVVAIADQMEFLDNTIRNRREEIEKNTVSIEKFETDCNKLADEAQVKDNALRELERNRDLARERYDLVSGDLEGWRDEVNRLRDDMIEKMKELNDVGRRQESLQNNLDRLRERITNEWTVDLDNPENVERVEYTQPEADREIRELRGKIKELGPINVNVMEDYEDEKKRLEEVEKQFDDLDRARASLDRTITKLDDIARQRYLDTFARIQKNFQFVFSKLFLNGETKMNLVERVDEMGKPMDILDADIEINVRPTGKKMRGIKALSGGEHALTATALLFAIYMEKPSPYCVLDEVDGPLDDANVGRFMALLREFSKQTLFIVVTHNKRTMAEADMLYGVTQEIKGISRIASVQLADATKFAI; encoded by the coding sequence GTGCAGATAACTAAGTTAAAGATTTTTGGTTTTAAATCCTTCGCGCAGAGGACAGAAATTAACTTCCCGACGAAGGGTCTTACGGCGGTCGTGGGGCCGAACGGCTGTGGCAAGTCCAATATTACGGACGCCATCCGTTGGGTGCTTGGCGAACAGAAAGCAGCCGCACTCCGTATGGGCAAGATGCAGGACGTGATTTTTAGCGGTACCGAAGAACGTGCCGCCATGAGTCTTGCTGAAGTTTCCATCGTAATTGATAACAGCGATGGCACGCTTGCTTCTGATTATTCCGAAGTCATTGTGACGCGCCGTGTGCACCGCGATGGTTCGGGCGAATACCTCATCAACAACCAGGAATGCCGTCTGCGTGATGTTCACGCCTTGCTTTTTGACTCGGGTCTTGGTTCCAGTACGTATTCGCAGATGAACGCCGACATGATCAAGGCGGTGCTTTCGGACAAGGCGGATGACCGCCGAGTGCTTTTTGAAGAAGCCGCCGGCGTGAGCAAGTACAAGCAGCAGCGCAAGGAAACGCGCCGCCAGCTCGAACGCGTGCAGATGGACATGGAACGTGTCGAAGACAACTTGCGCAGTGTCCGCCGCTCTGTCCGTCTTTATGAAACGCAGGCCGAAAAGGTCAATGCTTACAAGAAATTGAATACGCGCCTCCGCGAACTTGATTTGTCTGTCAGTTTGGACAAGTTTGAAGATTACAAGGAAGGCTTGGCCACGCTTGACACGACGACCAAGCGCATGAACCACGAAGTGGAATCTTCTAAGACGAAGGCGACCGAACTCCAGGCGAAGATTGAAGAAAAGAAACTTGCCATTAGCGAAGACGAGAACGCCTACCGCGATTTGGAACGCGAAGTGCAGGCCGCGACGATTGCCCTCAACGACTTGAACAACAATATCGTCCGCTTGCGCGATTCCATGTCGAGCCTCCAGTCCTCTAACGACAAGGCGCAAAGTGAAATTGAACGCAGCGAACAGAAGTCGCAGGAACTCTCCGAAGAAAAAGCTCGCCTCGAAGAAGAAATAGCCGTTCTCGGTAGCGAAAACGACATGGACGAGCTGAATGCGCTTTTGGAACGTGAACGCGAAACGCTCCAGGTCATGCGCGACAAGGTCGATGACTTGCGTACGCAGTCCCGTGAGCTTTCGAACGAACGTTTGCAGGCGACGAACCGCGTGAACTCCCTCCGCGGCCGCTTTGAACGCATGGATGCCGAAGTCAACATGCTCCAGTCGAACATCGCGAAGTGGCAGACCGAAATCGAAGGTCTCGACAAGCAAAAGTCCGATGCCGAAGCGAACATCGCCGAAATCCAGGCGGGCATCGAGGACACAAATCGCGAAATCGAAAATCTCGAAGAACAGCGTGCCACGCGTGAAGAACGCTTGGAGTCGGAACGCGCTGAACTCACCGAAGCGCAACAGAAATTGCAGGGCTTGAAGAACGAAGAAGCGCGCTTGCAGTCTCGAATCGATGTGCTCCAGAGCGTGATGAACGAAGCTTCGGACGCAAACCGTTACCTCAAGGAAAACAAGTCGAACCTCATTGGCGGTCTTGTTTCGGAACGTATCGAGGCGACACCGGAATACGCATCGAGCGTCGAAGCCGCTCTCGGTGAAATCCTTGATTCTGTTGTCGTGAATGGCGACAGTGCCGTGAATGAAATTGTAGATGCCCTCAAGAGCGAAAACGTGGGCAAGGTGCTCATGTCGCTTGTTTCGAGTGCGGCCCCTGCTTACGACAAGCCGGTGAACAATCCGGGTGTTGTCGGTTCGCTCAAAGATTTTGTGAAGACGGACGACGAAGTTTCTCCGTGGCTTTCGGGAATCCTCTCGCGCTATTTTGTTGTAGATTCCTTGCAGACTGCGCTGAACTTGGCGAAGGAATACCGTGGCGAGAACTTGAATTTTGTCACCGCCGATACGATTGTGCGTACAAGCGGTCTTGTGTCGTTTGGCGTTTCGACGTCGGGCGCGCTCTCCCGCAAAAACGAAATTGCAGATGCCGAAGCGCTTTTGGAAAAAGTGCAAGGCGATATTTCGGCGGGCGAAGAAAATGTGGACCGCTTGCGTGAACTTACCGAAGAAGACGCGCAAATGCTTTCGTCCTTGGTCGATGAAATCCGTGAAAAGCGCGATTCTCTGCGTGGTGGCGATGCTTCTATCCGCATTCACCGGAATACGGTTGAAAACTGCACCCGTCGCTTGAACCAGTTGAATGGCGAAGTAACGAACGCGCAGAACAGAATTGAAGCGGCGGCGCAGTCCAAGAACAGCGATGCGGAACTTGCCGAAGCCGAAACCGAAGTCGAAAAGGTCGAAGAACGTTACCAGACGATTTCGGATCAACTCGGTGAAAACGAGACGATGCTCCGCGAAAAAGAAGAAGATGTCCGCGAACTCGAACGCAGCGCGCAAGACAAGACTTCTCGCTTAAAGCAGAACCAGAACCGCGTGGTCGCTATTGCCGACCAGATGGAATTCTTGGACAATACGATTCGCAACCGCCGCGAAGAGATCGAAAAGAACACAGTTTCGATTGAAAAGTTCGAGACGGATTGCAACAAGCTTGCCGACGAAGCCCAAGTCAAGGACAACGCGCTCCGTGAACTGGAACGCAACCGCGACCTCGCTCGTGAACGCTACGACCTCGTGAGTGGCGATTTGGAAGGCTGGCGCGACGAAGTGAACCGCCTCCGCGACGACATGATTGAAAAGATGAAGGAACTGAATGACGTTGGCCGTCGTCAGGAATCCTTGCAGAACAATCTTGACCGCCTCCGCGAACGCATCACGAACGAATGGACTGTCGATTTGGACAATCCCGAAAACGTGGAACGTGTAGAATACACGCAGCCCGAAGCCGACCGCGAAATCCGTGAACTCCGCGGTAAGATTAAGGAACTGGGCCCGATCAACGTCAACGTGATGGAAGATTACGAAGACGAAAAGAAGCGCCTCGAAGAAGTCGAAAAGCAGTTCGATGACCTCGATCGCGCCCGTGCATCGCTCGACCGCACCATCACAAAGCTTGACGACATTGCCCGCCAGCGCTACCTGGATACGTTTGCACGCATCCAGAAGAACTTCCAGTTCGTGTTCAGTAAGCTGTTCCTCAATGGCGAAACGAAGATGAATCTTGTGGAACGCGTGGACGAAATGGGCAAGCCGATGGACATTCTCGATGCCGACATCGAAATCAACGTCCGCCCGACCGGCAAGAAAATGCGCGGTATCAAGGCGCTTTCTGGTGGTGAACACGCCCTGACTGCAACAGCGCTGTTGTTCGCAATTTACATGGAAAAGCCGTCTCCGTACTGCGTGCTGGACGAAGTTGATGGTCCGCTTGATGACGCTAACGTGGGCCGTTTCATGGCGCTCCTCCGCGAATTCAGCAAGCAGACTTTGTTCATCGTGGTGACGCATAACAAGCGTACCATGGCCGAAGCCGATATGCTTTACGGCGTGACGCAGGAAATCAAGGGCATTTCCCGCATTGCTAGCGTGCAGCTCGCCGACGCAACTAAATTTGCGATTTAA
- a CDS encoding FISUMP domain-containing protein produces MRKFVRAMCHPGAQSAIGSIMVLLLTIALAACGGDSGTSAPSDEDSSSSWSDAIGSSSSSSVVSIGSSSLQNDKQKSSSSVKKESSSSVKTVSSSSSVIPASSGNLPSSSSKKDGGSSSAMTSSSSSNKKVESSSSEYVPFDHSHALAADWRIGENRYKTFVDPRNGRSYYYITITGRDTNLTTTTITVMAENLNVGKMVLGEDDQNDDGAIERYCYNNDTTYCDEFGGLYQWAEMMQLPSRCNTESCSELILPNHQGICPDGWRLFTYNDYRIVRFSEGNEEHGVAGLRSGYRFNGYNTTGFSLVGAGYRSEEKKFENLNEYAFWFFPTEKASEKAYVGLISITNDDGISESDWSIKQEGLSVRCVKLE; encoded by the coding sequence ATGAGAAAATTCGTAAGAGCTATGTGTCATCCTGGAGCGCAAAGCGCGATAGGATCCATTATGGTCCTTTTGCTTACCATAGCCCTTGCCGCTTGTGGCGGCGACAGCGGTACTTCCGCGCCCTCCGATGAAGACTCTTCGTCATCCTGGAGCGACGCGATAGGATCCAGTAGCAGTTCTTCTGTGGTTTCTATCGGCTCTTCGAGCCTCCAGAATGACAAACAGAAAAGTTCTTCTTCTGTCAAGAAGGAATCATCTTCTTCTGTAAAAACAGTCTCCTCTTCTTCCTCTGTCATTCCCGCCTCTAGCGGGAATCTCCCTTCATCTTCCAGTAAAAAAGATGGCGGATCATCGTCTGCTATGACGAGTTCTTCATCTTCGAATAAAAAGGTTGAGTCGTCCAGCAGCGAGTATGTTCCGTTTGACCATTCGCATGCACTTGCTGCGGATTGGCGTATTGGTGAAAATCGTTATAAGACTTTTGTTGATCCTCGTAATGGGCGTAGCTATTATTATATCACAATTACTGGCAGAGACACCAATCTTACGACAACAACGATAACTGTCATGGCTGAAAATTTGAATGTTGGTAAGATGGTTCTTGGCGAAGATGACCAGAATGATGATGGCGCGATAGAACGCTATTGTTATAATAATGATACAACGTATTGTGATGAATTCGGTGGCCTTTATCAGTGGGCTGAAATGATGCAACTGCCTAGTCGATGCAATACAGAAAGTTGTTCTGAATTGATATTGCCGAACCATCAGGGCATTTGTCCGGATGGTTGGCGCTTGTTTACGTATAATGATTATAGAATCGTAAGGTTTTCAGAAGGTAATGAAGAACATGGTGTTGCAGGACTGCGTTCTGGATACCGCTTTAACGGCTACAATACTACAGGTTTCTCCCTTGTTGGTGCGGGGTATAGGTCTGAAGAAAAAAAATTTGAAAATTTGAATGAATATGCATTTTGGTTTTTCCCGACAGAGAAGGCGAGCGAAAAAGCGTATGTGGGGCTTATTTCGATTACCAACGATGATGGTATTTCTGAGAGTGATTGGAGTATAAAACAAGAAGGTCTCTCTGTTCGTTGTGTAAAGCTCGAATAA
- a CDS encoding EamA family transporter: MKKTGLGFIFAILSAICYGTNPLGALHLYAQNYSPETVLFYRFFTAAILLLTVILAKGSHFKISFREFLALVAFGFLFAVSSLTYYASFKYMDAGLASTLLFLYPLEVAVIMSLFFKEKMKKSVIASIAVSMVGVSLLYNGDRGFSVSSIGWLLVFISSFTYAIYIVMANRVNLQMGAVKMTFYAICFCLVFLLLYSVTLGAGFPPLFTQASSWGWGFMLGLVPTVLSLIFMVKAVKIIGSTPTAILGALEPVTAVAIGVTVFGETLTTRLIAGIALILGSVVLVAVKK; the protein is encoded by the coding sequence GTGAAAAAAACTGGCTTAGGTTTTATTTTTGCAATTCTTTCTGCGATTTGCTACGGCACGAACCCGCTGGGCGCCTTGCATTTGTACGCCCAGAATTACTCGCCGGAGACGGTCCTCTTTTACCGTTTTTTCACGGCGGCGATTCTCCTTTTGACTGTGATTCTCGCGAAGGGCTCGCATTTTAAAATCTCGTTCCGCGAGTTCCTTGCGCTTGTCGCGTTCGGATTCCTCTTTGCGGTGAGTTCGCTTACGTATTACGCCTCGTTCAAGTATATGGATGCGGGGCTTGCCTCAACGCTCCTCTTCTTGTATCCGCTTGAAGTCGCGGTCATCATGTCGCTATTTTTCAAAGAAAAAATGAAAAAGAGCGTGATAGCGTCTATCGCAGTTTCGATGGTGGGCGTCTCGCTTTTGTACAATGGCGATAGAGGCTTTTCTGTAAGTTCCATCGGCTGGCTGTTGGTCTTTATTTCGTCTTTTACTTACGCCATTTACATCGTCATGGCGAATCGCGTGAACCTCCAGATGGGGGCTGTGAAGATGACGTTTTACGCCATTTGCTTCTGCCTCGTGTTTTTGCTGCTTTATTCAGTGACACTTGGCGCTGGTTTCCCGCCGCTCTTTACGCAGGCCAGTTCGTGGGGTTGGGGCTTTATGCTGGGCCTTGTGCCGACGGTGCTTTCGCTTATTTTTATGGTCAAGGCTGTGAAAATCATCGGCTCCACGCCCACGGCAATTCTCGGTGCTTTGGAACCCGTGACCGCTGTAGCGATTGGCGTAACCGTTTTCGGTGAAACGCTCACCACCCGCCTCATCGCAGGCATCGCCTTGATTCTCGGCTCTGTAGTGCTTGTGGCCGTGAAAAAGTAG
- a CDS encoding RHS repeat-associated core domain-containing protein → MQRKIPKFQEKSSDLETQLHELGFLCENPHDVGSASASFSYNAHGSMASMPHLSAMDWDFAEKLCHITRGTTDAYYNYDGNGIRTRKVVEKSGVVETRLYLGGFEIWRKTVNGTLETERETLHVMDDKRRVALVETLTVENGNRVAAPLPVQRFQLDNHLGSASLELDESANIISYEEYYPYGDTSYRAGRNANEVSRKRYRYTGKEKDEESGLYYHGARYYACWLGRWTAADSIGIGDGLNVYMYVHGNPVGMLDKDGKRSGPSPDHDVIGQLLGGPLDPRCTFNCGRSIYGESLVDESDSPKQQVQKKVKSEKPKNQETPEAKSISEIKKEISSLYSVDMLPTSSTDMPSATDNVGNSDENTSESGLDVAAIWRSSVYEVAGKSVSITKKSVKNALANAEKMDLDNIDLNKKKIKEANRTASTVENSAKNGFKSAEEKVSTIKQARLDQSISTKNYNMEIKKAEESLARNASIMKRFTKIARIASGAVPVASAVIDLTVNRVTQNNPWGRDLLTVGAGTVAALVASNVVSGLLLSFILAVVVGYKVSDFVGNKYDEYFR, encoded by the coding sequence TTGCAGAGAAAAATCCCTAAATTTCAGGAGAAATCTTCTGATTTAGAAACGCAGTTGCATGAGTTGGGATTTCTCTGCGAGAATCCGCATGATGTCGGGAGTGCCTCCGCGAGCTTCTCCTACAACGCCCACGGCAGCATGGCCTCCATGCCGCACCTCTCCGCGATGGACTGGGACTTTGCCGAAAAACTTTGCCACATCACGCGCGGCACGACGGATGCCTACTACAACTACGACGGCAACGGCATCCGCACAAGGAAGGTGGTCGAGAAGAGCGGCGTCGTGGAGACGAGGCTGTATCTTGGCGGCTTTGAGATCTGGCGCAAGACCGTGAACGGGACGCTCGAGACCGAGCGCGAGACACTGCACGTCATGGACGACAAAAGACGCGTCGCGCTGGTGGAGACGCTTACGGTGGAAAACGGGAACCGTGTCGCGGCCCCTTTGCCCGTGCAACGCTTCCAACTCGACAACCATCTCGGCTCCGCATCGCTGGAGTTGGACGAATCTGCGAACATCATCAGCTACGAGGAATACTACCCCTACGGCGACACAAGCTACCGGGCGGGCAGGAATGCGAACGAAGTGAGCCGGAAGCGCTACCGCTACACCGGCAAGGAGAAGGACGAGGAAAGCGGCCTCTACTACCACGGGGCCCGCTATTACGCCTGCTGGCTGGGGCGCTGGACCGCCGCCGACTCCATAGGCATCGGCGACGGGTTGAACGTGTACATGTACGTGCACGGAAACCCCGTTGGCATGCTGGATAAAGATGGGAAAAGAAGTGGACCTAGTCCTGATCATGATGTCATAGGACAACTCTTAGGTGGCCCTCTTGATCCGAGATGCACATTTAATTGCGGACGAAGTATATATGGAGAGTCTCTTGTTGATGAATCGGATTCTCCAAAACAACAAGTTCAAAAAAAGGTTAAATCTGAAAAGCCAAAAAATCAGGAGACTCCTGAAGCAAAATCAATAAGTGAAATAAAAAAAGAGATTTCTTCACTTTATTCTGTTGATATGTTACCCACATCTTCTACAGATATGCCCTCTGCAACAGATAATGTCGGAAACTCTGATGAAAATACCAGTGAGTCTGGCCTTGACGTAGCCGCAATTTGGAGATCTTCTGTTTATGAAGTGGCTGGAAAGTCGGTTAGTATAACTAAAAAATCTGTTAAGAATGCATTAGCAAACGCAGAAAAAATGGATTTGGATAATATTGACTTAAATAAGAAAAAAATAAAAGAAGCGAATAGAACAGCTTCTACGGTAGAAAACAGTGCAAAGAATGGCTTTAAATCTGCTGAAGAAAAAGTGTCAACAATAAAGCAGGCTCGGCTTGATCAAAGTATTAGTACGAAAAACTATAATATGGAGATAAAAAAAGCGGAGGAATCATTAGCTCGTAATGCGTCAATAATGAAACGATTTACCAAGATTGCTCGAATTGCAAGTGGGGCTGTTCCCGTTGCATCGGCTGTAATTGATTTGACGGTCAACAGGGTAACTCAAAATAATCCATGGGGTAGAGACCTCTTAACAGTTGGGGCCGGAACTGTGGCTGCATTAGTAGCGAGTAATGTGGTATCAGGCTTGCTTTTGTCTTTTATTTTGGCTGTTGTTGTTGGTTATAAGGTATCAGATTTTGTTGGGAATAAATATGATGAATACTTTAGATGA
- a CDS encoding 1-deoxy-D-xylulose-5-phosphate synthase — protein MFLENIKSPADVKALDIKSLEQLAAEMRTALLKKLSKRGGHVAPNLGFVEGTIALHYVFDSPKDKIVYDVSHQSYSHKMLTGRAQAFLEESHYGDVTGYSEPTESEHDFFMVGHTSTSVSLALGLATARDVLRESGNVIAVIGDGSLSGGEAFEGLDNAGEYATNFIVVVNDNEMSIAENHGGLYKSLAELRATAGKSENNYFKSLGFDYKYLEQGNDIASLIEIFKSVKNSTRPVVVHLHTQKGRGYSYAEQNREGWHWAAPFNIETGEINWGSGENYSEVLGLYLMAKIKSDPKVVVIHSAVPAGIGFHAARRKEAGKQYIDVGIAEEHAVALASGLAKGGAKPVYSTHSTFIQRTYDQLSQDLCANNNPATILVTMSGADGMNDTTHLCIFDIPMLSNIPNLVYLCPTCVEEFKTMADWAIDQTEHPVAIRIPNAVHHRSDIFEKDYSNLNKFKVVHRGERVALIGLGDFYQRAAAVALELRREGIDATLVNPRYASGVDKDLLLELAKTHDVFVTLENGVIEGGFGQKVATSLGDTSAKVLVRGLSKEFYDKVSFADLCEKNHLNPSQVAKDVMQLLS, from the coding sequence ATGTTCTTAGAAAATATCAAGTCCCCTGCCGACGTGAAAGCGTTGGACATCAAGAGTCTCGAACAGCTTGCCGCCGAAATGCGCACAGCACTCCTTAAAAAGCTTTCTAAGCGTGGCGGTCACGTGGCGCCGAACCTCGGCTTTGTCGAAGGAACGATTGCGCTCCACTACGTTTTCGATTCTCCAAAGGACAAGATTGTTTACGACGTGAGCCACCAAAGCTACAGCCACAAAATGCTCACGGGCCGTGCCCAGGCGTTCTTGGAAGAATCGCATTACGGCGATGTGACGGGCTATAGCGAACCGACTGAAAGTGAACACGATTTCTTTATGGTGGGGCATACCTCTACGTCGGTGAGCCTTGCGCTTGGCCTTGCGACCGCTCGCGATGTGCTGCGTGAATCTGGCAATGTGATTGCTGTAATTGGTGACGGTTCCTTGAGCGGTGGCGAAGCGTTTGAAGGTCTCGATAACGCAGGCGAATACGCTACGAATTTTATCGTTGTGGTGAACGATAACGAAATGTCCATTGCCGAAAACCACGGCGGGCTTTACAAGTCCCTGGCAGAACTTCGCGCGACTGCGGGCAAGTCTGAAAACAATTACTTTAAGTCGCTTGGCTTTGATTACAAGTATCTTGAACAAGGTAACGATATCGCTTCGCTCATTGAAATTTTCAAGTCCGTGAAAAATTCGACGCGCCCAGTCGTGGTGCATCTGCATACGCAAAAAGGCCGTGGCTATTCGTATGCCGAACAGAACCGCGAAGGCTGGCATTGGGCGGCTCCGTTCAATATCGAAACTGGCGAAATCAACTGGGGCAGTGGCGAAAATTACAGCGAAGTTCTTGGCCTTTACCTCATGGCAAAAATCAAGAGCGACCCGAAGGTTGTCGTGATTCATTCTGCGGTTCCGGCAGGGATTGGTTTCCATGCGGCTCGCCGTAAGGAGGCGGGCAAGCAGTATATCGACGTGGGCATTGCTGAGGAACATGCGGTCGCACTTGCATCCGGGCTTGCGAAGGGCGGGGCCAAGCCGGTTTACAGTACTCATAGCACGTTTATCCAACGCACCTACGACCAGCTTTCGCAAGACTTGTGCGCGAACAATAATCCGGCGACAATTTTGGTGACGATGTCGGGTGCAGACGGTATGAACGACACGACGCACCTTTGCATTTTCGACATCCCGATGCTTTCGAATATCCCGAACTTAGTTTATTTGTGCCCGACCTGCGTTGAGGAATTCAAGACGATGGCGGACTGGGCGATTGACCAGACGGAACATCCGGTGGCAATCCGCATTCCCAATGCAGTGCACCATCGCAGCGATATTTTCGAAAAGGATTACTCCAATCTCAACAAGTTCAAAGTCGTGCATCGTGGCGAGCGTGTGGCATTGATCGGTCTTGGCGATTTCTACCAGCGTGCTGCGGCTGTGGCGCTTGAACTGCGTCGCGAAGGCATTGATGCAACGCTTGTGAACCCGCGTTATGCAAGCGGGGTCGATAAGGACTTGCTTTTGGAACTTGCAAAGACTCACGATGTGTTTGTCACGCTCGAAAATGGCGTGATCGAGGGTGGTTTTGGTCAAAAGGTCGCGACCTCTCTTGGCGATACAAGTGCGAAGGTGCTTGTGCGCGGGCTTTCTAAAGAGTTCTATGACAAGGTGAGCTTTGCGGATCTCTGTGAGAAAAATCACTTGAATCCGTCGCAGGTCGCAAAAGACGTGATGCAGCTTCTATCGTAA
- a CDS encoding alpha/beta hydrolase → MKKVKIIVMIIPLVLFFIASAVYVYFANAEALHDVMLDSTSKIDVDPDIIEKSLSKVQVDMELGEPFKVYPIETSPDSEEVFRSTLIEYPFGSSPRADSQNNVSLRGIILYVHGYNDYFFQKELAEKADSAGFAFFAIDLHYCGRSYVDGEPRGDMRNIKEFYAELDVAVELSKKIAVDDYEEAERVPFVIVAHSQGGLISSLYVNDRSDEHFAALVLNSPFLDMNFNWFLRKIGLPILADLSIFMPDFSVGSTGDPNYAYSLLKHEKGEWEYNENWKSESRPEQFLGWLRAIMNGQKRVHSKLDIKSPVLVMHGDCSAVGEEWSEDYTHCDGVLNVDHIQEWAPNLGEKVTTRTIPDGLHDLFLSRKDVRDKAYQETFSFIDSHVK, encoded by the coding sequence ATGAAAAAAGTTAAAATAATCGTCATGATTATTCCGCTGGTGCTTTTCTTTATCGCATCGGCGGTTTATGTGTATTTTGCGAATGCCGAAGCGTTGCACGATGTGATGTTGGATAGCACGTCAAAAATTGATGTGGATCCCGATATTATTGAAAAGTCCCTGTCTAAAGTGCAGGTGGACATGGAACTCGGCGAGCCTTTTAAAGTTTACCCAATAGAGACGAGCCCCGATAGCGAGGAAGTTTTCCGTTCGACGCTCATTGAGTATCCGTTCGGGAGTTCTCCGCGTGCGGATTCGCAGAACAATGTAAGCCTGCGCGGTATTATTTTGTACGTGCATGGCTACAACGATTACTTCTTCCAGAAGGAACTGGCCGAAAAGGCGGACTCTGCGGGCTTTGCATTCTTTGCGATTGATTTGCACTATTGCGGACGCTCGTATGTGGATGGCGAACCGCGTGGCGACATGCGTAATATCAAGGAGTTTTACGCTGAACTTGATGTCGCTGTAGAACTCAGCAAGAAAATTGCAGTGGACGATTACGAAGAGGCGGAACGCGTTCCGTTTGTGATTGTGGCTCATTCTCAGGGCGGCTTGATTTCGTCTTTGTACGTGAATGACCGCAGTGACGAGCATTTTGCAGCGCTAGTGCTCAATAGCCCGTTCCTGGACATGAATTTCAACTGGTTCCTGCGTAAAATTGGGCTTCCGATTCTTGCCGATTTGTCGATATTTATGCCGGATTTTTCTGTAGGTTCTACAGGCGACCCGAATTATGCTTATTCCCTTTTGAAACATGAAAAGGGCGAATGGGAATACAATGAAAATTGGAAGAGCGAATCTCGTCCCGAGCAGTTTTTGGGCTGGCTCCGTGCAATTATGAATGGTCAAAAAAGGGTACACTCTAAACTCGATATAAAGTCACCGGTGCTTGTAATGCATGGCGATTGCTCTGCAGTGGGCGAGGAATGGTCCGAAGATTACACGCATTGCGATGGTGTGTTAAATGTGGATCACATTCAGGAATGGGCACCGAATTTGGGCGAAAAGGTGACAACGCGTACAATCCCCGATGGCCTGCACGATTTGTTCCTTTCTCGCAAGGATGTTCGCGATAAGGCTTATCAGGAAACGTTTAGCTTTATCGATTCCCATGTGAAATAA
- a CDS encoding rhodanese-like domain-containing protein, which produces MNKFLAISFCAMMLATACNSSEEPKQQATAKKVEAVQPAAAVVEQKVAPITTVDWQKAFEMHKAGAVLIDVRTPAEVAKGMAAATAINIPLQEMPQRLGEFPKDKDLLIYCRSGKRSMAASKFLVEKGFTRVFNVEGGILALPPQN; this is translated from the coding sequence ATGAATAAGTTTTTGGCAATTTCTTTTTGCGCCATGATGCTTGCTACGGCTTGTAATTCTTCTGAAGAACCGAAGCAACAGGCGACTGCAAAAAAGGTCGAGGCTGTTCAGCCGGCCGCTGCTGTTGTGGAACAGAAAGTAGCTCCGATTACAACGGTGGATTGGCAGAAGGCTTTTGAAATGCATAAGGCTGGAGCTGTCCTTATTGACGTGCGTACCCCGGCCGAAGTGGCAAAGGGTATGGCCGCTGCAACTGCAATCAACATTCCGCTTCAGGAAATGCCGCAGCGTTTGGGTGAATTCCCGAAGGACAAGGACTTGCTGATTTACTGCCGCAGTGGCAAGCGCAGTATGGCCGCTTCGAAGTTCCTCGTTGAAAAGGGTTTCACCCGCGTGTTCAACGTTGAAGGTGGTATCCTCGCTCTCCCGCCGCAGAACTAA